The sequence CCTCGCGTGCGTGCAAAATCAGAAAGCCTTTGCCAATCTTGCAGACGATAAAGCTGCCCTTTCACCAAAAGATCCCCTTCGGAAATTTCAGCCGAGAGTCCCACAATGTTTTTGAGTTCATTTTGGAGTTCAGTAAATGCGTCTGTTTTCGTTGGATGAAGGACTTGAATGCGATAAACAACCGAACCCAGCTTCAATGTCGTTTGGCCTTCGCGAGTGCCTCGAATGGTAAGGCTTGAACCTTGACCTTCGGCTTTTAAAATATCCCGGTCTTGGATCCATACAGTGGACTGACCACTTAAAGAAAGCCTTCGTGATTCGCCCAAAGAAAGAGTAATGTTTTTTTCTTGGGCCCAGCTTAAAGAAACAAAGAGTGTGATGGAAAGAAAAAGTGTTTTCATGCTCTGAGGCCAGAGCAATCTGTAAGGCGGACGCCGATCTGCTTTTAAAAAGGCTTAGGGACGGCGTCCGGACATATCAACCGACCGGGAGTTCAAAGAAAACCATCACACCTTGATTGGTGTTCTTAAACTGCAATTGGGATTGATGTGATTTCAAAATAGACTGACAGATCGTCAGGCCTAAGCCCGTTCCCGTCGAGTGGTGCATAACATCTTCATCAATATAAAAAGGCTTCGTGATTTTATCGACCACTGAGTTTGGTAAGTGCGGGCCTTTGTTATGAACTAAGAAACGTAAGTTGGCACCGTTGCGAATGGATTCAATATGAATCTCACTGCCTTCTTCACCGAACTTCGCCGCATTGTGGATCAAGCGTAGCATGACTTGTTTGATCAAGCGAGCATCGGCCTTCACGGCCACGGGTTCTAATTTTGAAACCAGCTTTTGTTGCTTCTTTTGCAAAAGATCGTTCACGTCCTTAGAAAGACTTTCGTCAAATTGAGTGAACGCGATACTTTGCATATCGATCTTAAGCTGATTAGTTTCAGCACGAACCACAAGCAGCACATCTTCCACCAAAGTTTTTAGGCGTTCCGCGCTCTTCGTGATTCGGTTGACCATCAGCTTGTCTTCGTCATTCAAATTTGATTCGGCAAGCAGGGACGAGAAACTTAATATAGATGTTAACGGTGTCTTCAATTCATGATTGATCAAAATCATGAAATTGGATTTTGCGACATCTAAGCTTTTAAGTTCATCCAGGGCTTTGCCAAGTTCCGCGTTTTTCTGTTTTAGTTCTTGGCCGATCGCGAATCTTTCGATGGCGTGTTCAACTGTGTTTGTTAAATCCACCGGATCCCAGGGTTTCGTCAGATAGCGAAAGATCTGTCCTTTATTTACTGCCATGATCACGGATTCAAGATCCGTGTAACCGGTCAGAAGAATACGGATCGTCTCAGGATGAGATTCTAAAGTTCTCTCTAAAAATTCGACGCCGGTCATTTCCGGCATTCTTTGATCAGTGATGATTAAAGAAACGGGGCCTGGATGTTCGTCGAGAACAGCCAGAGCCTCTTTACCTGAGGTGGCCTTTAGTACGGTAAATTTCTTACGAAACAACCTTTCAAGGGCGTCCACATTATCTATTTCATCATCTACACAAAGAATTGTGTGCTTCACCATAAAAGCTAGTGTAGGATTTGAAAAAGAGCAGTGCAAAGGAATTTGCACAAGGCCGGTTTGTTGTCATGGATGATAACGAGGAAGAGAGAGAAACTCTGCTGTCCCACAGCTGTTTTTTCACCTAGACAGGAGTCTAGTTTCATACTCTTTCAACATTTTTGCTCAGAAATGAGTCAAGTCTGCGTTGTTCCCTGACGATGAGTGAAACGGTAGAAGAGTTTTTTATCCTTTTCAGGAGATCGTGTATGAAATTTTGGATGCGCATTGCAACTCCATTCACGCTAGTGATGAGTTTTGCAGTTGGTGCTCAAGCTCAAATGTGGGGAACAGGGATGTATGGTGGTATGCAATCATGCCCTTACAACTACTCCGCTGCGGCAGGTTCTTCAAGCTACCTTGATGAAATCAAAGAAGCTCAAGCTGCAATCAAAGAAGCGCAAGCACAACTCCGCTCTAAAAAGACTGAAAAGAAAAGACTGGAAAAATCCATGGAGCGCTCTCGTCGCGATGTGGAACAAGTCGTTTCTGAAGACTTCTCTGAGTTTATGTTTGAGCACA comes from Bdellovibrio bacteriovorus and encodes:
- a CDS encoding hybrid sensor histidine kinase/response regulator, which gives rise to MVKHTILCVDDEIDNVDALERLFRKKFTVLKATSGKEALAVLDEHPGPVSLIITDQRMPEMTGVEFLERTLESHPETIRILLTGYTDLESVIMAVNKGQIFRYLTKPWDPVDLTNTVEHAIERFAIGQELKQKNAELGKALDELKSLDVAKSNFMILINHELKTPLTSILSFSSLLAESNLNDEDKLMVNRITKSAERLKTLVEDVLLVVRAETNQLKIDMQSIAFTQFDESLSKDVNDLLQKKQQKLVSKLEPVAVKADARLIKQVMLRLIHNAAKFGEEGSEIHIESIRNGANLRFLVHNKGPHLPNSVVDKITKPFYIDEDVMHHSTGTGLGLTICQSILKSHQSQLQFKNTNQGVMVFFELPVG